Proteins encoded together in one Bradysia coprophila strain Holo2 chromosome X unlocalized genomic scaffold, BU_Bcop_v1 contig_473, whole genome shotgun sequence window:
- the LOC119070114 gene encoding cytochrome c1: MKVQIALLITLVACALALPVPEDEVSPIQSAVSDVSFEKKINAIEDNAKTAAVEEKAEEVKPAEAAEPVQPEAKSAPVEEVKEAAVPEVKEETPAERKLDVAAPEDAQVVPAVESVAPVEAKQVAPEEKSLAENSPQPEVRANENKEIPAAEEKAEIAEEPKPIAEAISETKESREEKPAEPKAEEAKPEEKQEAKKTEELQSEERQIRGDDKKQEETAAAPAAAEPAAEIKSEPKTTVDEPKKQENENELLRELPIASEVAEKPKERAATPAADSAESKESAEKVEKPKQESSEESGEEKSE; the protein is encoded by the coding sequence ATGAAGGTACAAATTGCTTTACTAATCACCTTGGTTGCGTGCGCACTAGCACTACCAGTTCCTGAAGATGAAGTGTCACCAATCCAATCAGCCGTTTCGGATGTGagttttgagaaaaaaatcaacgcaATTGAAGACAACGCGAAAACAGCTGCAGTTGAAGAAAAAGCAGAGGAAGTTAAACCAGCCGAAGCTGCTGAGCCTGTTCAACCGGAAGCGAAATCAGCACCAGTAGAGGAGGTCAAGGAAGCAGCGGTTCCTGAAGTTAAAGAAGAGACACCAGCCGAACGAAAATTAGATGTTGCCGCACCTGAAGATGCACAAGTTGTTCCAGCTGTTGAATCTGTAGCGCCTGTTGAGGCCAAACAGGTCGCTCCAGAGGAAAAATCATTGGCAGAGAACAGCCCACAGCCGGAGGTTCGTGCTAacgaaaacaaagaaattcccGCCGCAGAAGAGAAAGCTGAAATCGCCGAAGAACCAAAACCGATCGCCGAAGCAATCAGTGAAACTAAGGAAAGCCGAGAAGAGAAACCAGCCGAACCCAAAGCCGAGGAAGCCAAACCAGAGGAGAAACAAGAAGCAAAAAAGACCGAAGAATTGCAATCGGAAGAACGTCAAATTCGTGGTGATGACAAAAAACAAGAAGAAACAGCCGCTGCACCAGCAGCCGCAGAACCTGCTGCGGAAATCAAATCTGAACCAAAAACAACCGTAGACGAACcaaaaaaacaggaaaatgAGAACGAATTACTCCGAGAATTGCCGATTGCAAGCGAAGTAGCTGAGAAACCAAAAGAAAGAGCCGCTACACCAGCAGCTGATAGTGCAGAGAGTAAAGAATCGGCAGAGAAAGTCGAGAAGCCGAAACAAGAATCCAGCGAAGAATCAGGCGAAGAAAAGTCcgaataa